The genomic DNA tgtatcaaatacttgttctccccactgtatctcgttaaaatcatgaccTCTTTAATTACGCTCTCTCATGCTCCCACCTCGTtagggttttgttgtttaaagaaaacattatttttatatataaatgccctcctgttcaaatttttccccatagaaaattgagattttaagctttccaatgatgtatcacacatgcatattggacaattttgaaatctggccaaattgggggtctcacagcggtcacctgagtgttttccgccatacatatacattaaggctgtcaaacgattaaaatttttaatcgagttaatcacagcttaaaaatttaaaaataatcataattaatcgcaattcaaaccatctctaaaatatgccatatttttctgtaaattattgttggaatggaaagataagacggatgtatacattcaacatattgtacataagtactgtatttattataacaataaatccacaagatggcattaacattataaacattctttctgtgaaagagatccacgaatagaaagacttgatgTGAGATAAatctgagtacaagttatagtaataatgatagtttgtatattgtgactaaatattgccatctagtgtatttgttgagctaaacgaaatgtttgaatagagtgaccaaagtctgagtattattttgcacagctattttgattgggaatgccagttctctttgcattgagcactttcctttttgtgaacatttttatttttattttttttgagaaataggaatattatttttgttgtgcttttactaaatgatactgtagcgacttaactgttcttaactgcccaaatgcatggtgggaagttgggcaaccatgactgtcagtggtggctgcaaatggtatatcttctgtgCGTTGAGCTCAATGCAGggtgaaaagaaaatgactatctcctgtcattcttccccacctcGCCCGCCACAATAGatttaattgttgtggaagagatggtaAAGCTCATACCAATAAATAGCACGGCTCCAataaatgcctgtgtccactccactcgcttgtctctgcctcttaactctgtatatatgtaaaacggcgccattgtagtctgtttgcggcaatgcgtgagttggtcgttccgcgcatgcgttaaatattttattgtgataaataaaaaaattaattaccgcccgttaatgcgataattttgacagccctagtgtatatACATGTGTGTCTGTGTAAAAAGGACATAATACTGTGACACGAATGCTGGCTGCAATATCCAGTCAGGACAGTAAGGGTTAGTGTTAGCCTGTTGCCTTCTGTGTAAAATTCGTCTGATGAAACGGTGACATCCGGTAAGACGACATTATTGGATGGTTATTGCAACGGCTACACATTtccattttctattcatttgtgTCCTCAAGCTCTCTTCTACCTGGACAGGCCAATCCGAGGGGAACGTGACGTCACATCCGGTGAGTGTATCGTTTGTTTGTTAGCGCTGCTACTAGTCGCTAATCTCCAAGTGCTCCtcaatttgttttatcccacggacacatcggagaatcgatcctaggctggttcggctctcctagtgctccttaatttgttttatcccacgATTTAACAGGTCGTGGGTTAAAACTACTCTACTCTCCTCTTTAGCTCTATCTTGCTAGCCTAGCTTATCCGAGCTATGGCTAGCCCTCTGCCTTCTTCCTCCCGTCTTTTCTGCTCAGTGTGCTGTATGTATAGCGAGCACCCTGGCTCCTTCATCGAGGACAGTAGTAGCTGTAGGAAGTGTAGCTTAGTCTCAGGGTTGGAGACCAGGGTTTCTGAGCTAGAAGCACGGCTCTGCACTCTAGAGACGAAAGCTAGTCCTAGCTATAGCCAGGTAGTGGCAGGGCCCGCAGGTCGTGCTTGCAGTAGTAGGATTGCTAGCGCAGTTAGCCCCCCAGCGAGCCCCGTGCAGCCGGGGGAAATTAAGGACGGATTTGTGACTGTACGGGGGAAGCATAGTGGTAAACGCACAACCTTAGTGCACCAGCAGCTTCACGTCAGCAATAGGTTTGCCCCCCTCAGCGACACACCGGCTGAACCAGACACTCTCGTAATTGGAAGCTCCATAGTTAGAGACGTGAAGCACCCGGCGGTGTCTGTCAGGTGTTACCCAGGGGCCAGAGTCGGTGACATCGAAGGAAACCTCAGGCTCTTAAAGCAGAGTAGGAAGAGGTTCCGCCGTATCGTGATTCACGCAGGCGGTAACGACGCCCGGCGGAGACAGTCTGAGGTGCTTAAATTAAACGTAGCCTCGGTGTGTAAACTTGCTAAGTCGATGGCGGACACCGTAGTTTTCTCTGGTCCTCtgcctaatttggtcaatgatgagatgtactctagattctcatcatttaaccgctggttgtctcgatggtgcccagaaaacgatatagtctttgttgataactggcacgcgttttggggcaagtccgggctcatgcgccgagacggcattcatccgacttgggacggtgctgctctcttaactcgaaatttggccgccaaactaagtctcccaaagtgacacttcagagtgggggcccgggcgcagtgttgtagtgtaaaacacaactctgttagtagtgaccactcgcctctttccaaactgtcacaaatccaaaattcaggacagaagatagagactgtgtccgtgcctcgtatagtgaacaggggaaaacagagtactataggaacgagaccaaagaatttaatacatatagcccctgatagcagtgaaaatgaaaataaaatagctcttaataaatatataaaatgcggattattaaacatcaggtcaatctcgcccaaatctctgttagttaatgacttaattggggattataatattcatattttggccctgactgaaacttggcttcagcaggatgactttgttagacttaatgaatccacacccccaagtcacatgaattttcacacagctagaagcacgggccgtggaggggggg from Corythoichthys intestinalis isolate RoL2023-P3 chromosome 9, ASM3026506v1, whole genome shotgun sequence includes the following:
- the LOC130921777 gene encoding uncharacterized protein LOC130921777 — translated: MASPLPSSSRLFCSVCCMYSEHPGSFIEDSSSCRKCSLVSGLETRVSELEARLCTLETKASPSYSQVVAGPAGRACSSRIASAVSPPASPVQPGEIKDGFVTVRGKHSGKRTTLVHQQLHVSNRFAPLSDTPAEPDTLVIGSSIVRDVKHPAVSVRCYPGARVGDIEGNLRLLKQSRKRFRRIVIHAGGNDARRRQSEVLKLNVASVCKLAKSMADTVVFSGPLPNLVNDEMYSRFSSFNRWLSRWCPENDIVFVDNWHAFWGKSGLMRRDGIHPTWDGAALLTRNLAAKLSLPK